The following proteins are encoded in a genomic region of Alteromonadaceae bacterium 2753L.S.0a.02:
- a CDS encoding 4-hydroxymandelate oxidase, whose protein sequence is MICIESLEQQAKSILSQVHYDYFAGGAESESTARANIEAIEKIKLWPRMLRGKYSDTLQTDILGCQMSGPVIVAPTAFHRLAHADGETATARAVAANNGLMIVSMASTTPMEEIAAAARKINSDVNLWFQLYLQPDAEFNRYLLDRITTAGFKGIVVTIDSPVFGKRYRDLHNGFNELPAGLNCPNMEDGKGNLRNIEFDASLTWEGVNWLCEQSSLPVAVKGLMHPGDVDYAIQSGARTIILSNHGGRQLDGAPATIDVLPAVAESVARRVPLIVDGGFRRGSDILKALALGADAVALGRPIIWALAVNGEQGVVDLLSTIDTELQAALLLCGCRNKQDINRELLFINQ, encoded by the coding sequence ATGATTTGCATTGAGTCACTGGAACAGCAAGCAAAATCGATTCTTTCCCAAGTGCACTACGACTATTTTGCCGGTGGTGCTGAATCGGAAAGCACGGCGCGGGCGAATATCGAAGCCATCGAGAAAATAAAATTATGGCCGAGAATGCTGCGGGGAAAATACAGCGATACTTTGCAAACCGATATTCTCGGTTGCCAAATGTCTGGCCCCGTGATTGTTGCGCCCACTGCATTTCATCGCTTGGCGCACGCCGACGGTGAAACAGCAACGGCCCGTGCCGTAGCTGCAAACAACGGTTTGATGATTGTGAGCATGGCCTCGACCACGCCTATGGAGGAAATCGCAGCCGCGGCGAGAAAAATAAATTCAGATGTCAATCTGTGGTTTCAGCTTTATCTACAGCCAGACGCGGAATTTAATCGTTATTTGCTAGACCGAATCACCACTGCGGGGTTTAAAGGGATTGTAGTAACCATTGATTCCCCGGTTTTTGGAAAACGCTATCGCGATTTGCACAATGGGTTTAACGAACTGCCTGCGGGTTTGAACTGCCCGAACATGGAAGACGGAAAAGGCAATCTTAGGAATATTGAATTCGACGCTTCGCTCACCTGGGAAGGTGTGAATTGGCTTTGTGAACAATCTTCGCTACCTGTGGCGGTCAAGGGCTTGATGCATCCCGGAGATGTCGATTACGCCATTCAAAGCGGCGCGCGGACCATTATTCTTTCCAATCACGGCGGTCGCCAATTGGATGGCGCTCCTGCCACCATCGATGTGCTGCCTGCTGTTGCCGAAAGCGTCGCGCGGCGTGTGCCCTTGATCGTTGATGGTGGCTTCCGCCGGGGAAGCGATATTTTAAAAGCCCTGGCATTGGGGGCTGATGCTGTCGCGCTGGGGCGGCCCATTATTTGGGCTTTGGCTGTAAATGGCGAGCAGGGCGTCGTCGACCTGCTCAGCACAATAGATACCGAACTTCAAGCGGCGTTGTTATTGTGTGGCTGCCGCAATAAGCAGGATATCAATAGGGAATTACTCTTCATTAATCAGTAA
- a CDS encoding pyridine nucleotide-disulfide oxidoreductase — MVLDYIIVGAGPAGLQLGSLLAKTGVSYQILESGSGVGSFFKTYPRHRKLISINKKYTGDSNPERNLRVDWNSLLADDPELLFTRFSDKYFPSADTYVEYLENFSAKQSLNISFNTRVSKIDRNAYFQVSTDKGDMLTARCVVIATGVSKENIPDIPGIELCEKYSETDVNPTNFVNQRVLVLGKGNSAFETADNLIETTAFVHVAGRSSIKLAWQTHYVGHLRAVNNNLLDTYQLKSQNAILDGNVLNIEKVGDEYVVDFSFSRSNEVQKRLVYDRVIVCTGFRFDADIFAEACRPQLAINDRFPEMTSAWESVNVPDLFFAGTIMQQRDFKKSTSGFVHGFRYAVRSLFNLLVNRYQNIDLPASGLALSSEGIAEKIVARVNETSALWQLFEFMCDCIVVSDKQGLFIEELPVDYCHEFFGNNQSDYFNITLEYGPDHDKVDPFNIEVERVKQNDHENAFNAQYLHPVVRFYRRGMFVSEHHMAENLENKWDGRESHLLPLQRFIHTCLVLNELKDDTKETEPSGQAMSV, encoded by the coding sequence GTGGTATTGGATTACATCATTGTTGGTGCTGGGCCCGCTGGGCTTCAATTGGGAAGTTTGCTCGCGAAAACCGGAGTCAGTTATCAAATTCTGGAATCTGGAAGTGGCGTAGGTTCCTTTTTTAAAACATATCCCCGACATCGAAAGCTTATATCGATTAACAAGAAGTACACAGGGGATAGCAACCCCGAGCGAAACCTACGTGTGGATTGGAACTCACTTCTGGCGGATGACCCAGAATTGTTGTTTACCCGTTTTTCAGATAAATATTTCCCCTCTGCGGATACCTATGTGGAATATCTTGAGAATTTTTCCGCCAAACAAAGCTTGAACATAAGCTTCAACACACGGGTAAGCAAGATTGATAGAAACGCATATTTTCAGGTTTCCACAGATAAGGGCGACATGCTTACGGCCCGTTGTGTTGTGATCGCAACCGGGGTATCTAAAGAAAATATTCCTGATATTCCCGGCATAGAATTGTGCGAGAAGTATTCCGAAACCGACGTAAACCCCACTAACTTCGTCAACCAAAGAGTATTGGTGCTGGGTAAGGGTAATTCGGCCTTCGAAACCGCAGACAACCTAATCGAAACCACAGCTTTCGTTCACGTAGCGGGAAGGAGTTCCATCAAGCTCGCCTGGCAAACGCACTATGTTGGGCACCTGCGCGCCGTAAATAACAATTTGCTGGATACCTATCAACTCAAATCTCAGAACGCCATTCTCGACGGTAATGTTTTAAATATTGAAAAAGTAGGGGATGAGTATGTGGTGGACTTCAGCTTTTCCCGCTCCAACGAAGTGCAAAAGCGCCTGGTGTATGATCGGGTGATTGTGTGTACCGGTTTCAGGTTCGACGCGGATATTTTTGCGGAGGCCTGTCGTCCCCAGCTTGCAATTAACGATCGTTTCCCCGAAATGACGAGTGCTTGGGAGTCGGTTAATGTGCCAGACCTTTTCTTTGCCGGAACAATTATGCAGCAGCGGGATTTTAAAAAGTCCACCTCTGGCTTCGTTCATGGATTTCGCTACGCGGTTCGTTCCCTGTTTAATTTGCTGGTCAATCGCTATCAGAATATAGACCTTCCCGCGAGCGGATTAGCGCTGAGCTCTGAGGGTATTGCGGAAAAAATTGTGGCTCGGGTAAACGAAACATCGGCCTTATGGCAATTGTTCGAGTTTATGTGCGACTGCATAGTTGTTTCCGATAAACAGGGTTTGTTCATAGAAGAGCTGCCCGTGGACTACTGCCACGAATTTTTCGGTAACAATCAATCCGACTATTTTAATATCACCCTGGAATACGGCCCAGACCACGACAAGGTGGACCCGTTTAATATTGAAGTGGAGCGAGTCAAACAAAACGACCATGAAAACGCGTTTAATGCCCAGTATCTCCACCCAGTGGTACGTTTTTATCGTCGTGGTATGTTTGTTTCTGAACATCATATGGCAGAAAATCTGGAAAACAAGTGGGATGGTCGCGAATCGCATCTCCTGCCTTTGCAGCGATTTATACACACGTGTTTAGTGTTGAACGAACTGAAAGACGACACGAAAGAAACTGAACCGTCTGGGCAGGCGATGAGCGTGTAA
- a CDS encoding ribosomal protein S18 acetylase RimI-like enzyme produces MKIREAFPDDAQAISNIHTESWRETYQNALSFEYLSDIVPFERQKVWIDRLQNPKMNQHVLVAEIDERIVGFVCIYSDENPKWGSYLDNLHVIKAHQSKGIGKTLLTQAMKWSAIQIPDKGMCLLVNQDNTNAQRFYKSFGAKNAEEGVWNAPDGSAVPTYWFVWDSTDLQAQYG; encoded by the coding sequence ATGAAAATTAGAGAAGCTTTCCCGGATGATGCGCAAGCGATTTCGAATATCCATACAGAAAGCTGGCGAGAAACTTACCAAAATGCGCTATCTTTCGAGTATTTGTCAGATATCGTTCCATTCGAACGACAAAAAGTATGGATAGACAGACTGCAAAATCCAAAAATGAATCAACACGTTCTTGTAGCTGAAATTGATGAACGAATTGTAGGTTTCGTGTGCATTTATTCTGACGAAAACCCTAAATGGGGTTCTTATCTTGATAATCTGCATGTTATAAAAGCGCATCAATCGAAAGGTATTGGCAAGACACTGTTAACCCAAGCCATGAAGTGGAGTGCCATCCAAATTCCGGATAAAGGAATGTGTCTTCTGGTAAATCAGGATAACACCAATGCACAGCGTTTCTATAAATCATTTGGAGCAAAAAACGCTGAAGAAGGCGTGTGGAACGCACCAGATGGCAGCGCAGTTCCAACTTATTGGTTTGTTTGGGACAGCACTGATTTGCAAGCACAATATGGCTGA